Proteins encoded within one genomic window of Halomonas sp. YLGW01:
- a CDS encoding type II secretion system F family protein, which translates to MELNVSDEVIVIGMVAIAVFLLMQSFLVPAFGENRQTRKRLKKRLRSMQGDRRPGQISLVRRKYLRELSPLERALEALPGMEHIERLVEQAGKETPAYRIVLFSVCLGGMVGVAGVYLLPIPAMGVLIGLLVASVPFLRLRLARTRRLAKFEEQLPDALVIMARALRAGHPFSDAMHLVAEEMAEPLAGEFRTTFMEINYGGEVRTAMQGLLERVESVTVMVFVTSVLIQKETGGNLAELLDGLAKVIRERFRFHRNVRTLSAQGRMAAWILSLLPFGLAGVLSITSPDFIPMLTDNTTGRQLVMIAFVLIVIGILWMRKIVRIDV; encoded by the coding sequence ATGGAATTGAATGTGTCCGACGAGGTGATCGTCATTGGGATGGTGGCCATCGCCGTCTTCCTGCTGATGCAGAGCTTCCTGGTGCCGGCCTTCGGCGAGAATCGCCAGACCCGCAAGCGACTCAAGAAGCGTCTGCGCTCGATGCAGGGGGATCGGCGCCCCGGCCAGATATCCCTGGTGCGGCGCAAGTACCTGCGCGAGCTGTCTCCCCTCGAGCGGGCGCTCGAAGCCTTGCCCGGGATGGAACACATCGAGCGCCTGGTCGAACAGGCAGGCAAGGAAACCCCGGCCTATCGCATCGTGCTGTTCTCTGTGTGTCTGGGTGGCATGGTCGGAGTGGCGGGGGTCTACCTGCTGCCGATTCCCGCGATGGGCGTGCTGATCGGGCTGCTGGTGGCCAGTGTTCCCTTCCTTAGATTGCGGCTGGCACGCACTCGGCGGTTGGCCAAGTTCGAGGAGCAGTTGCCGGATGCCTTGGTGATCATGGCTCGCGCCCTGCGAGCCGGGCATCCTTTCAGTGATGCCATGCACCTGGTCGCCGAGGAGATGGCCGAGCCCCTGGCCGGGGAGTTTCGTACCACCTTCATGGAAATCAACTACGGCGGCGAAGTACGCACCGCCATGCAGGGGCTCCTCGAGCGGGTCGAGAGCGTGACGGTGATGGTCTTCGTGACCTCGGTACTGATCCAGAAGGAGACCGGCGGCAACCTGGCCGAACTGCTCGATGGCTTGGCCAAGGTGATTCGTGAGCGTTTTCGCTTCCATCGCAACGTGCGCACTCTCTCGGCCCAAGGCCGCATGGCGGCCTGGATCCTGTCGCTGCTGCCGTTCGGGCTCGCCGGCGTGCTGTCGATCACCAGTCCGGATTTCATCCCGATGCTGACCGACAATACGACCGGCCGGCAGTTGGTGATGATCGCCTTTGTGCTGATCGTCATTGGCATCTTGTGGATGCGCAAGATCGTGCGCATCGACGTCTGA
- a CDS encoding type II secretion system F family protein: MERINQWMAWLDEQVADPVMIELGFATLMGLAIFALLVALVLLIIGLSDPLRRRLRGLEAHAEVAAAGHGSGTSGGIKASPSVAGGLDHWLGPMGEKLVPSEEEKQHKLAQRLRRAGKRSPGAVNVFYGARLALTVLPALVVMAVLVPLTRLPISTALLVMMAVAIVGYVLPSFWLDQQFNKRTRLLRRGLPDALDLLVVCTEAGLGLAAGIQRVSHELAVSHPELSDELNLFGLQTRAGMDHRSALRDLEERTGVEDIRGLVTTLLQSMRFGTSIAATLRIYASELRDKRTQEAEEKAAKVSTKMLFPLIFCVFPSFFVVALGPPLLGAMEALARAGQ, translated from the coding sequence ATGGAACGCATCAATCAATGGATGGCTTGGCTCGACGAGCAAGTCGCCGACCCGGTCATGATCGAACTGGGCTTCGCCACCCTGATGGGACTTGCCATTTTCGCCCTGCTGGTGGCCCTGGTGCTGCTGATCATCGGCCTCTCGGATCCCCTGCGACGTCGATTGCGTGGCCTGGAAGCGCATGCGGAGGTGGCCGCCGCTGGTCATGGTTCGGGAACGTCAGGCGGTATCAAGGCCTCACCCTCTGTAGCAGGGGGGCTCGATCACTGGCTGGGGCCGATGGGCGAGAAGCTTGTTCCCAGCGAGGAAGAGAAGCAGCACAAGCTCGCTCAGCGCCTGCGCCGCGCCGGCAAGCGCTCACCGGGCGCGGTGAATGTCTTCTACGGAGCAAGGCTGGCGCTGACGGTATTGCCGGCCCTGGTGGTCATGGCCGTGCTGGTCCCGCTGACACGCCTGCCGATCTCTACCGCGCTGCTGGTCATGATGGCGGTCGCTATCGTTGGTTATGTGCTGCCGTCATTCTGGCTGGACCAGCAATTCAACAAGCGTACCCGCCTGTTGCGTCGCGGCCTGCCGGATGCTCTGGATCTTCTGGTGGTGTGCACCGAGGCAGGACTCGGGCTGGCAGCCGGCATCCAGCGCGTCTCCCATGAACTCGCCGTCAGTCACCCGGAGCTTTCCGATGAACTCAACCTCTTCGGGCTGCAGACCCGCGCCGGGATGGATCACAGGAGTGCCCTGCGTGACCTAGAGGAGCGGACCGGCGTCGAGGATATCCGAGGGCTGGTGACCACGCTGCTGCAGAGCATGCGCTTTGGCACCAGCATTGCCGCCACGTTGCGTATCTATGCCTCCGAACTCCGGGATAAGCGTACCCAGGAAGCCGAAGAAAAGGCCGCCAAGGTCAGCACCAAGATGCTTTTTCCGCTGATCTTCTGTGTCTTTCCCAGCTTCTTCGTGGTCGCGCTCGGGCCGCCGTTGCTGGGGGCCATGGAAGCACTGGCCCGCGCCGGCCAGTGA
- a CDS encoding tetratricopeptide repeat protein — translation MKTTHRMTRIAAALLATSLMAGCASSQRSGADDTYAALYDGESTTAYSTAFPVASPQEAYRNGDAAMNSGDPDRALFEYLRGLKMEKSPQAEPLYKIGTIHHRRDNHRLAMLAYQWALEVDAGYIGAKTGLGIVYLQQRQYDQAAQQLQPVVDSGKAPWQAFNALGVIADIQGDYAKAQGYYEQGLADNPMVPRMLNNLGYSHYLEGDWPAARQALRQALANDPGYELAWRNLGLVHARDGDYDFAIEAVARNGERAEAFNDIGYIAMVEGRYAEAMNFFQEAMRLSPAYYVTASENARQLDLMVRRDNGLFEE, via the coding sequence ATGAAAACGACTCATCGCATGACCCGTATCGCCGCCGCCTTGCTGGCGACCAGCCTGATGGCCGGTTGCGCCAGTAGCCAGCGCAGCGGGGCCGATGACACCTATGCGGCGCTCTATGATGGCGAATCCACCACGGCATACAGCACCGCCTTCCCGGTGGCGAGTCCGCAAGAGGCCTATCGCAACGGCGATGCCGCCATGAACTCAGGCGATCCGGACCGGGCCCTGTTCGAGTATCTGCGTGGCCTCAAGATGGAAAAGTCGCCCCAGGCCGAGCCGCTCTACAAGATCGGCACCATTCATCACCGCCGGGATAATCATCGCCTGGCCATGCTGGCCTACCAATGGGCGCTGGAGGTCGATGCCGGCTATATCGGTGCTAAGACCGGGCTCGGCATCGTCTATCTCCAGCAGCGTCAGTACGACCAGGCCGCACAGCAGCTCCAGCCGGTGGTGGATAGCGGCAAGGCACCCTGGCAGGCCTTCAATGCCCTAGGGGTGATCGCCGATATCCAGGGCGACTATGCCAAGGCGCAGGGCTATTACGAGCAGGGCCTGGCCGATAACCCGATGGTGCCGAGAATGCTGAATAACCTCGGCTACTCGCACTATCTGGAAGGGGATTGGCCCGCCGCACGGCAGGCGCTTCGCCAGGCGCTGGCCAACGATCCCGGCTATGAACTCGCTTGGCGAAACCTAGGCCTCGTCCACGCCCGGGACGGGGATTACGACTTCGCCATCGAGGCCGTCGCCCGCAATGGCGAGCGGGCCGAAGCCTTCAATGACATCGGCTATATCGCCATGGTCGAGGGGCGCTATGCCGAGGCCATGAACTTCTTCCAAGAGGCCATGCGCCTCTCGCCAGCCTACTACGTGACGGCCAGTGAGAATGCCAGGCAACTGGATCTGATGGTGCGCCGGGACAACGGACTTTTCGAAGAATAA
- a CDS encoding TadE/TadG family type IV pilus assembly protein — protein sequence MNLGRSLHRQQGSELVEFAISATVLFILLFGIIEFSVALFDKATLTNATREGAREGILFRTGERALVDMATTEDPVIEQAINDYAEAFLISLGGPADLEVNIQRNDRNGNDNFDAGDDLTVSVDYPYQFLVLPGFLVGLGDVLTLSSTTVMRAE from the coding sequence ATGAATCTGGGACGATCACTTCACCGGCAGCAAGGCTCCGAGCTGGTCGAGTTCGCCATCTCGGCGACGGTCTTGTTTATTCTGCTGTTCGGCATCATCGAGTTCAGCGTGGCGCTGTTCGACAAGGCCACGCTGACCAATGCCACGCGAGAGGGTGCCAGGGAAGGCATCCTGTTCCGTACGGGGGAGCGTGCCTTGGTGGATATGGCGACCACCGAAGATCCGGTCATCGAGCAGGCCATCAATGACTATGCCGAGGCCTTCCTGATCTCCTTGGGTGGCCCCGCCGATCTGGAGGTCAATATTCAGCGAAATGATCGCAACGGCAATGATAACTTCGATGCCGGGGATGACCTGACGGTCAGCGTCGACTATCCCTATCAATTTCTGGTGTTGCCGGGTTTCCTGGTCGGCCTAGGGGACGTGCTGACCCTTTCCTCTACCACTGTGATGCGGGCGGAATGA
- a CDS encoding pilus assembly protein TadG-related protein codes for MKTRQGWLLRGKGVSPVRQRGVSVVLMAVSLFMLLAFTALAVDGSNLYVARNELQNAADAGALAGARRLYLADGSAVNPNADQIARDVATANHSQGSSVEVVRAVRGHWSFIDGTFTANESPDLELVDLFGKSTMELDLNTDFINAVEVVTERSATPVAAFFGSIFGFTGYDVSARAVAYLGFAGRLRPGDVDQPIAMCREAITTPTGEYSCDVGRFIPEGDQTGGWTNLEQGDNGASNANELRDLVNSGTGNPDELEFGEDIATNNGQVQAAFQAFYDNWAAITNKQEPWNMTLPVVDCTDGIAPGNPLVGAVNLDVIWVVNQSNKINDDAPFQMALPPDDSAGVSPGTWSNADPSGVTRWDDFVDAMNLRGENDALATYANGGWRQKSIYFLPSCSYQEPTGGTGGENYGILAQIPVLVD; via the coding sequence ATGAAGACTCGTCAGGGATGGCTACTTCGAGGGAAGGGCGTATCACCGGTTCGTCAGCGTGGTGTCTCGGTAGTGCTGATGGCGGTGTCGCTGTTCATGCTGCTGGCCTTCACGGCCCTGGCAGTGGATGGCAGTAACTTGTACGTGGCGCGCAACGAATTGCAAAATGCCGCGGATGCCGGTGCCCTGGCGGGTGCAAGAAGGCTTTACTTGGCGGACGGGAGCGCAGTCAACCCGAACGCTGATCAAATCGCCAGAGATGTCGCTACAGCCAACCATAGTCAAGGAAGTAGTGTGGAAGTTGTTAGAGCTGTGCGGGGACATTGGAGCTTCATCGATGGCACCTTCACCGCGAATGAATCGCCTGATCTAGAGCTAGTGGACCTGTTTGGCAAAAGCACCATGGAGCTGGATCTCAATACCGACTTCATCAATGCCGTGGAGGTCGTGACCGAGCGTAGCGCGACCCCGGTGGCGGCATTTTTCGGCAGCATCTTCGGCTTCACAGGCTATGACGTTTCGGCACGCGCGGTGGCCTATCTGGGCTTCGCCGGCAGGCTCAGGCCCGGCGATGTCGACCAGCCGATCGCCATGTGCAGGGAAGCCATCACCACGCCAACGGGCGAGTATTCCTGCGATGTGGGACGCTTCATTCCCGAAGGCGATCAGACCGGGGGCTGGACGAACCTCGAGCAGGGTGACAACGGCGCTAGTAATGCCAACGAACTGCGTGATCTGGTCAACAGCGGTACCGGCAATCCGGACGAGCTAGAGTTTGGCGAGGACATCGCGACCAATAATGGTCAGGTGCAGGCGGCCTTCCAGGCCTTCTATGACAATTGGGCGGCAATCACCAACAAGCAGGAGCCCTGGAATATGACCCTGCCGGTGGTCGACTGTACCGATGGCATTGCCCCCGGAAACCCCCTGGTCGGAGCGGTGAATCTCGATGTGATCTGGGTCGTCAACCAGTCGAACAAGATCAATGACGATGCTCCCTTTCAGATGGCGTTGCCTCCCGACGATAGCGCTGGCGTATCGCCGGGTACCTGGTCGAATGCCGACCCCAGTGGCGTGACACGCTGGGATGATTTCGTTGATGCGATGAACCTGCGCGGCGAGAATGATGCGTTAGCGACCTATGCCAATGGTGGCTGGCGGCAGAAAAGCATCTACTTCCTTCCCTCCTGTTCTTACCAGGAGCCGACCGGAGGCACGGGAGGGGAGAACTACGGCATCCTGGCGCAGATTCCGGTGCTGGTGGATTGA
- a CDS encoding DNA-binding response regulator, which translates to MDTHDYVLVVKRNLQEAPEDDYLVALRSAGYRLEVVPAGQDPLPVMKTRPPIAAIFQYDFPDQQGLADLRQAKQDEASVPLLMITQAHSEHLAVWAFRSRVWDYFVHPVDFPRLLEVMATLRRVRLPARDEKVSRQTLDIRNTIPPEARLRFTGQGSDQSQLERAIAFVDQNLHRKIAQAEVAELCGQSTFQFSRLFKRVTGETFQEYLVHRRIAEAMRLLANPKVSITDVCFTVGFRDLSYFTRTFQRYVGKPPSRYRLSIVPVAPVPMALHDNDSAKADLTEATFTPPPMHR; encoded by the coding sequence ATGGATACGCATGACTATGTGCTGGTGGTGAAAAGGAACCTCCAGGAGGCCCCCGAGGATGACTACCTGGTCGCCCTGCGAAGCGCCGGCTATCGACTCGAGGTCGTGCCTGCGGGACAGGACCCGTTGCCGGTGATGAAGACTCGTCCCCCCATCGCCGCCATCTTCCAATACGATTTCCCCGACCAGCAGGGCCTGGCCGACCTGCGTCAGGCCAAACAGGACGAGGCCTCGGTCCCGCTGCTGATGATCACCCAGGCCCATTCGGAACACCTTGCCGTCTGGGCCTTCCGCTCGCGGGTCTGGGACTACTTCGTGCACCCGGTTGACTTTCCCCGGCTGCTCGAAGTCATGGCGACCCTGCGCCGCGTGCGACTGCCGGCCCGAGACGAAAAAGTGTCACGTCAAACGCTCGACATCCGCAATACCATCCCTCCCGAGGCACGCCTGAGGTTCACCGGGCAGGGCAGCGATCAATCACAACTCGAGAGGGCTATCGCCTTCGTCGACCAGAACCTCCACCGCAAGATCGCCCAGGCCGAGGTCGCCGAGCTTTGTGGCCAGAGCACCTTCCAGTTCAGTCGCCTGTTCAAGCGCGTGACCGGCGAGACCTTCCAGGAATATCTGGTACACCGCCGTATCGCCGAGGCGATGCGGCTGCTCGCCAACCCCAAGGTCTCGATCACCGATGTCTGCTTCACCGTAGGCTTCCGCGACCTCTCCTACTTCACCCGCACCTTCCAACGCTATGTCGGAAAGCCCCCCTCCCGCTACCGCCTAAGCATTGTACCCGTGGCACCGGTTCCCATGGCGCTGCATGATAACGACAGCGCTAAGGCCGACCTCACCGAAGCGACCTTCACGCCCCCACCCATGCACCGCTGA
- a CDS encoding NAD(P)/FAD-dependent oxidoreductase, whose product MSSQPDVVVIGAGAAGLMCALTAGYAGRRVLLLDHANKAGKKILMSGGGRCNFTNMATGPGNFFSANPHFCISALKRYRPEHFVELVERHGVDYVEKAPGQLFCADSAKDIVRVLLTECEWAGVEVALKTRIDSIERQGEGMRLETSRGRIDTGAVVIATGGLSIPSMGASGFGYDIARQFGLAVTDTRAALVPFTLTSQWKDRAAALAGVSCEVAVTCRDGAYREPMLFTHRGLSGPAMLQISSYWQAGDELEVDLLAGENAFEALARARRETPRRRLSTWLGERFPKRFAQALNDWYGEDAPLAELSNARLEGWQARLNQWRLKPAGTEGWRTAEVTMGGVDTHAVSSKTFAVNGLPQLRFIGEVLDVTGELGGYNFQWAWASGVACGQSL is encoded by the coding sequence ATGAGCTCTCAACCCGACGTAGTAGTGATCGGTGCCGGTGCGGCCGGGCTGATGTGTGCCCTGACGGCCGGGTACGCAGGCCGACGCGTGCTGCTGCTCGACCATGCCAACAAGGCCGGCAAGAAGATCCTGATGTCGGGCGGCGGTCGCTGCAATTTCACCAATATGGCGACGGGGCCCGGCAACTTCTTCTCGGCCAACCCGCATTTCTGCATTTCCGCCCTGAAGCGCTATCGGCCAGAGCACTTCGTCGAGCTCGTCGAGCGCCATGGGGTCGACTACGTTGAGAAGGCGCCTGGCCAGCTGTTCTGCGCCGACTCTGCCAAGGACATCGTTCGCGTGTTGCTCACCGAGTGCGAGTGGGCCGGGGTTGAGGTTGCTCTGAAGACCCGGATCGATTCCATCGAGCGCCAGGGCGAGGGCATGCGGTTGGAGACCTCCCGCGGGCGCATCGACACCGGGGCGGTCGTCATCGCCACCGGCGGCCTGTCGATTCCCAGCATGGGGGCCAGCGGCTTCGGCTACGATATCGCCCGCCAGTTCGGCCTCGCGGTCACCGATACTCGGGCGGCACTGGTGCCCTTCACCCTGACTTCCCAGTGGAAGGATCGCGCCGCGGCCCTGGCCGGCGTCAGTTGCGAGGTGGCGGTCACCTGTCGCGACGGCGCCTACCGGGAACCGATGCTGTTCACTCACCGAGGGCTCTCCGGCCCCGCCATGCTGCAGATCTCCAGCTACTGGCAGGCGGGGGATGAGCTCGAGGTCGACCTGCTGGCAGGTGAGAACGCCTTCGAGGCCCTGGCCCGGGCGCGCCGGGAGACCCCTAGGCGGCGCCTATCGACCTGGCTAGGTGAGCGTTTCCCCAAGCGTTTTGCCCAGGCGCTCAACGACTGGTACGGCGAGGATGCGCCGCTGGCGGAGCTCTCCAACGCGCGCCTCGAAGGCTGGCAGGCCCGCCTGAACCAGTGGCGTCTCAAGCCCGCGGGCACCGAAGGCTGGCGCACTGCCGAGGTCACCATGGGCGGCGTGGACACCCATGCCGTGTCGTCGAAGACCTTCGCGGTCAATGGGTTGCCGCAGCTGCGGTTCATCGGCGAGGTGCTGGATGTGACCGGCGAGCTGGGCGGCTACAATTTCCAGTGGGCCTGGGCGTCCGGCGTCGCCTGTGGCCAGTCGCTTTAG
- a CDS encoding CHAD domain-containing protein, with amino-acid sequence MAFALRLDRGMQANLRRICDRQLRKALSELSIEPSDPRLADHVHQVRKRMKMLRGLLRLMRDVMPSDMYRQENAALRDAARALAGLRDTQVRIETFDRLVPPDTLATSALHLAPVRQALVTARDRRLTATPHPEEGEAATLTQLGAARAELEAMHERLPGWRLKGKGFTAVAGGLENVYARGRKAYTQAYTKSYAQAYASGDDRLFHEWRKQVKYHWYHVRLLESLWPVAMRARARSLEALGDRLGEDHDLTVLRAELPRLEGVGAEALAELEWRAARRQIALRDEARRLGGLLHAESPKAFRRRYRRLFLAGGDVLSDAIGLVTRREMDAENDGGMLW; translated from the coding sequence ATGGCGTTTGCGCTGCGACTGGATCGAGGCATGCAGGCCAACCTTAGGCGAATCTGCGATCGCCAACTGCGCAAGGCGCTTTCTGAGCTTTCCATCGAGCCGAGTGACCCGCGGCTTGCCGATCACGTCCATCAGGTGCGCAAGCGCATGAAGATGCTGCGTGGCCTGCTGCGCCTGATGCGAGACGTCATGCCTTCCGACATGTATCGCCAGGAAAATGCGGCCTTGCGGGATGCGGCGCGTGCCCTGGCGGGACTCCGCGACACCCAGGTACGCATAGAGACCTTCGATCGCCTGGTTCCGCCGGATACCCTGGCGACGTCGGCGCTTCATCTGGCCCCGGTGCGCCAGGCGCTGGTCACCGCGCGGGATCGGCGGCTGACCGCCACACCCCACCCGGAGGAGGGCGAAGCGGCCACCCTGACTCAGCTGGGCGCGGCACGTGCCGAGCTCGAGGCGATGCACGAGCGCCTGCCGGGCTGGCGGCTGAAAGGCAAGGGTTTCACGGCGGTCGCCGGCGGGCTGGAGAATGTCTATGCCCGGGGGCGGAAGGCCTATACCCAGGCCTATACCAAGAGCTATGCCCAAGCTTATGCCAGCGGTGACGATCGGCTTTTCCATGAGTGGCGAAAGCAGGTCAAGTACCACTGGTATCACGTCCGCCTGCTCGAGTCGCTGTGGCCGGTGGCCATGCGCGCCCGGGCCAGGAGCCTCGAGGCGCTGGGGGATCGGCTGGGGGAGGATCACGATCTCACGGTGTTGCGTGCCGAACTGCCTCGCCTCGAGGGCGTCGGGGCGGAGGCGTTGGCGGAGCTTGAGTGGCGGGCGGCCCGTCGCCAGATCGCCTTGAGAGACGAGGCCCGGCGGCTCGGTGGACTGCTCCATGCCGAATCGCCCAAGGCTTTTCGTCGCCGTTATCGGCGTTTGTTTCTGGCGGGTGGCGACGTCCTGAGCGATGCAATCGGCCTGGTGACTCGCCGCGAAATGGACGCTGAAAATGACGGAGGGATGTTGTGGTGA
- a CDS encoding YqjK family protein, protein MPTPTTSAVDRQRAGKQSLAARKALLEARIEQQRIDVLVSAERWRQATRRIDALYHAAQRWKAPFYGLAGVMIWQSLRRPKGLRRLAGRAFGLAMTARRLRRAIK, encoded by the coding sequence ATGCCCACGCCGACCACTAGTGCCGTTGACCGGCAGCGCGCCGGCAAGCAGAGCCTGGCCGCTCGCAAGGCGCTCCTTGAAGCCCGCATCGAGCAGCAGCGTATCGATGTGCTAGTAAGTGCCGAGCGCTGGCGGCAGGCCACTCGGCGCATCGATGCGCTCTACCATGCAGCGCAGCGCTGGAAGGCCCCGTTCTATGGCCTTGCTGGTGTCATGATCTGGCAAAGCCTCCGCCGACCGAAGGGACTCAGGCGACTAGCCGGGCGGGCCTTCGGCCTGGCCATGACGGCAAGGCGCCTGCGCCGCGCCATCAAGTAG
- a CDS encoding phage holin family protein → MAQGQGPAERVFEATRRLIGSLVATGETRLRLAVVELEEEKARLVTLLLLAGVSFLLLLLGLAVLTLLVVVVFWDSYRLEAIAACALALLGSGLGMALWVRRLARRPTLLKSTLKHLATDRELLDAERQHAHADH, encoded by the coding sequence ATGGCTCAGGGCCAGGGACCGGCAGAGCGCGTGTTCGAGGCCACCCGGCGGTTGATCGGCAGCCTTGTCGCCACCGGCGAGACGCGACTGCGACTCGCCGTGGTAGAACTCGAAGAGGAGAAGGCCCGCCTGGTGACCCTGCTGCTGCTGGCAGGCGTCAGCTTCCTGCTGCTACTCCTGGGGCTTGCGGTGCTGACCCTGCTGGTGGTGGTGGTGTTCTGGGACAGCTACCGCCTGGAGGCCATCGCCGCCTGCGCGCTGGCCCTGCTGGGCAGTGGCCTGGGAATGGCGCTCTGGGTACGCCGCCTCGCCCGACGCCCGACGCTTCTGAAGAGCACGCTCAAGCATCTCGCCACCGACCGCGAGCTACTGGACGCGGAGCGACAGCATGCCCACGCCGACCACTAG
- a CDS encoding DUF883 family protein, translated as MANRTPNIDTSTDQLKSDLEHLTSTLEELVHATADDSRSNIKEMRERAEKRLKDTRAHLEARGERLYSDARDNVREQADACDKYVHDNPWTSIGIGAAVGVVVGMLIGRR; from the coding sequence ATGGCCAATCGCACGCCCAACATCGATACCAGTACCGACCAGCTCAAGAGCGACCTGGAGCATCTAACCAGCACGCTCGAGGAACTCGTGCACGCCACGGCGGATGATTCTCGAAGCAATATCAAGGAGATGCGTGAGCGTGCCGAGAAACGCCTGAAGGACACCCGCGCCCACCTCGAGGCGCGAGGCGAACGGCTCTACAGCGATGCCCGTGACAATGTTCGCGAGCAGGCCGATGCCTGCGACAAGTACGTGCACGACAACCCCTGGACCAGCATCGGTATCGGTGCCGCGGTCGGCGTCGTGGTCGGCATGCTGATCGGGCGGCGCTGA
- a CDS encoding phospholipase A, which translates to MAMPKPKLTSLAAITLALCGQMLTGAAIAQDGETEEQATHQPLTQEAMADELAAQRALEEAEQRRELEAESENNPFAITAYRRNYLFPWSYNSTPDEDNFRPISESEVGNAEVKFQFSAKFKLADNLFVNNGDLYFAYTQRSWWQAYNSEASSPFRETNFEPEFFLSFDNDLSMMGWTNIQNRLVFNHQSNGRSEPLSRSWNRLYAESVFQRGDWVISLAPHWRIPESEEEDDNPDIERYMGYGDITLARRLKENHEVSLLVRGNPGAGHMGYQFDYSLPLSSSMRWHIQYYHGYGESLVGYDTSNNRLSLGFSLNSFFTNTR; encoded by the coding sequence ATGGCCATGCCCAAGCCCAAGCTCACGTCACTCGCGGCCATTACCCTGGCCCTGTGTGGCCAGATGCTGACGGGCGCCGCCATCGCGCAGGACGGTGAGACCGAGGAGCAAGCCACCCACCAGCCACTGACGCAGGAGGCCATGGCCGACGAGCTGGCGGCCCAGCGCGCCCTGGAGGAAGCGGAGCAGCGCCGTGAGCTGGAAGCCGAATCCGAGAACAACCCCTTCGCGATCACCGCCTATCGCCGCAACTACCTCTTCCCATGGAGCTACAACAGCACCCCCGACGAGGACAACTTCCGCCCCATCAGCGAGTCGGAGGTCGGCAATGCCGAGGTCAAGTTCCAGTTCAGTGCCAAGTTCAAGCTGGCCGACAATCTCTTCGTCAACAACGGCGATCTCTACTTTGCCTATACCCAGCGCAGCTGGTGGCAAGCCTATAATTCCGAGGCCTCCTCCCCCTTCCGGGAGACCAACTTCGAACCGGAGTTCTTCCTGAGTTTCGACAATGACCTGTCGATGATGGGCTGGACCAACATCCAGAATCGCCTTGTGTTCAACCACCAGTCCAATGGCCGTTCCGAGCCGCTGTCGCGCAGCTGGAACCGTCTCTACGCGGAAAGCGTCTTCCAGCGCGGTGACTGGGTGATCAGCCTGGCCCCCCACTGGCGCATCCCCGAATCCGAGGAAGAGGACGACAACCCGGACATCGAGCGCTACATGGGCTACGGAGATATCACCCTGGCCCGACGGCTGAAGGAAAACCACGAAGTCAGCCTGCTGGTGCGGGGCAATCCTGGCGCCGGCCACATGGGCTATCAGTTCGACTATTCGCTGCCGCTCTCCAGCAGCATGCGCTGGCATATCCAGTACTACCACGGGTACGGCGAGAGCCTGGTCGGCTATGACACCAGCAACAATCGCCTGAGCCTTGGCTTCAGTCTCAACTCGTTCTTCACCAATACCCGCTAG